In the Pedobacter cryoconitis genome, GCTATGGATACCGGGTTTACTTCTACTATTCTTCCATCAAAGTTTAAAACAACTCAGATGGGTAGGATTCAGTTTCCTGCTACTTTTAGCCTTATTGATCTATTTCAAAGGGAAACCTTATTATGCTTTCGGCGTATATCCTGTACTATTTGCCTTGAGTGCTTATGGTATTGAACTTGTAACCCAGCGCACAAATAATTCACTAAAATATGTGATTGCTTTTCTGCTGCTCTTACCGAATGCGGTTTTCATGCCTATGTTTATTCCGATCTTACCCATTGACCGGGCTGTAGTCTATTTCAAATCTCTGCATATGGATGATTTCCTTTATTGGGAAGATGGAAAAAAGCATCAGACTACACAAGATTACGGAGATATGTTCGGTTGGGAAGAAATGACCGCAATCACAGCTAAAGCTTATGCTATGATCCCTGAAAATCAACGCAAAGGGACTACAATTTTTGTCGAAAACTACGGAGAAGCCGGTGCAATTGATCATCTGGGCAAAAAATATAAACTTCCTCCTGTGGTATCCTTAAGCAGTAGTTTTACCCTATGGGCACCCGAACGCATTCCCTATCAATATATTATTTATGTGGATGATAAAGGACAGGTAGAAAAAACTAAACCAGCCTACGCCAAAGCTGAACTAATTGGGGCAGTCGCTAATAAATTATCCAGAGAATACGACACAAAAATATGGCTGCTTACCGGACCAAAAGCCGATATCAATCCGGGTTATCAGTCCGCACTGAAAGATAAAAGGCAATAATACTATACAAAAATAGCTTGCCGGATATCCGGCAAGCTATGCTATAAAACTTTAATACTATATCTTATGCAGAGATTGCATTGATAATATCATACTGCGTAATAATTTCAAAATTACCGTTCTCATCTTCAACCAGTACCGCACTGTTCTCTTTATTGATTAACGAAGAGATTTTATCGATAGAAGTATTCATATCTACAAAAGGAAAAGTAGCAGACATAATTTCTTTTACCGGAGCAGATTTCAATGAAGGGTTTTCTAACAACGCTCTCAGGATATCTCCTTCAGCTAATTTACCAACAACCATTCCCTGCTGTGTAACCGGGATCTGAGAAATATTCAGCATGTTCATCGTATTGATAGCCTCCACGATTGTTTTTTCACAATCAATAGTTACAATCTCAGACTGCTCTTTCTTAGCCAGAATAGATTTAGCAGTTAACTTTTCATCGGTAAGGAAACCGCGTTCTCTTAACCAGTCTTCATTATACATTTTACCCATATAACGGCTCCCATGATCATGAAAAATCACGACAACCACGTCTTCAGGTTTCAGCTTATCTTTTAACTGTAATAATCCGGCAATTGCAGAACCAGCAGAGTTACCCACAAATATCCCTTCTTTACGCGCAATATCACGGGTCATTAACGCTGCATCTTTATCCGTTACTTTTTCAAAAAGATCAATGATATCAAAGTTCACATTCTTAGGGAGAAAATCTTCTCCGATCCCTTCAGTGATATAAGGATAGATCTCATTTTTATCTAAAATACCAGTCTCTTTGTATTTTTTAAAAACTGACCCATAAGTATCAATTCCCCATACTTTAATATCAGGATTTTGTTCTTTCAAGTATTTTCCTGTACCGGATATCGTTCCGCCAGTACCCACACCTACTACAAGGTGTGTGATCTTACCTTCAGTCTGTGCCCAGATCTCTGGTCCGGTCTGCTCATAATGCGCTTCGGTATTAGCCAGGTTATCGTATTGATTCGGCTTCCATGAATTTGGTACTTCACGCTCTAAACGCGAAGAAACTGAGTAATAAGAACGTGGGTCTTCTGGCTCTACGTTAGTAGGACATACAATTACTTCAGCACCAAAAGCACGTAAAGCATCCACTTTTTCCTTAGATTGTTTATCTGTAGTGGTGAAAATACACTTGTATCCTTTAATAATGGCAGCCATAGCAAGGCCCATCCCGGTATTTCCAGAAGTTCCTTCAATGATTGTTCCACCAGGTTTAAGCTTACCGCTTTTTTCTGCGTCTTCTATCATTTTTAAAGCCATACGGTCTTTAATAGAGTTACCTGGATTGGTGGTTTCCACCTTAGCCAGTACAGTCGCCTGAATTTCTTTCGTCACGTTATTCAATCGCACCAATGGTGTATTGCCAATAGTTTCTAATATATTATTATACCACATGTTACAAAAGTACGACTTGATTCCTAGAATTTTATTTCTATTAAATATTCATAATCATATTTTGAATATTTAATAGAAATAAAATTATATTCTGAATTGATACTAAGAAAACGTCCTTCACCTAGCTATTATATGGCAAAACAACCTATAACCAGACGCTAAATTAGCTGATAAATCTTTCCGGGAAGAGAAATCAGGACACCTTTCATCTCTAAGTTCAGCAAATGCAATGCAAGCTTACCCTGCTGGATATCAGCTTTTAGCCCAAGATCATCTATGCTGTGCGGTGCCGTTTTAAGGAGGTTAATCAGCACATGCTCTATACCCGAAAGTCCGGGAGGTAAATTCTCCTGTCTGACAAGGCTAACCGTTTCTGTAGCTTCCCAGCCCATATAATAAACCAGATCTCTAGCCTCGTTAATCATTCCTGCCCGGTTCGTCTTAATCAGAAAATTGCAGCCCTGACTATATTCATCAGTGGTACGGCCAGGAAAAGCATAGACTTCCCGGTGGTAAGAATTTGCAATTCCGGCAGTAATTAATGCCCCGCCTTTAATTGCAGCCTCGATCACCACCACTACATCGGCCAGTCCTGCTACAATCCTGTTTCGCTTCGGAAAGTTCCCTTTTTCAGCAGGGGTATTGAAAGGATACTCAGACAGCAGACCACCCTGCTCAAGCATGGTTTTTGCAATTTGATGATGGGCAGCAGGATAAATACGATCCAGCCCATGCCCTAATACGCCCACAGTCGGAATGCCATACGCCAAACTTTGCTGATGTGCTGCCACATCGATTCCATAAGCCAGTCCGCTCACGACCAGCACATCATAATGTTGTAATAAAGCAACCAGCTGCTGACAGAGCATTTTCCCATAAGGCGTGGCATTTCTGGAGCCTACAATACTGACTATTCTCTGATGATTAAGGTTAGCCGTCCCTTTATAATATAAAAGTACCGGGGCATCAGTACATTCTTTCAGTCGCTGAGGGTAGTTTTCATCGGTGTAAAAAAGAACCTTAACCTGATTTTGCTGCAGTAAATCCAATTGCCCCGCAGCCAGTTGAAGTGCATTGGTCTGAAGAATAGCAGTGACTTTCGAAATGCTTAAACCTTCCACCTCCGCTAATTGAGCCTTGCTGGCAGCAAAGATAGCTTCGGCAGTTCCGAAATGGGACAGCAAGTGTTTAGCGGTTACTGCCCCCACATTCTTAATGAGGGTCAGTGCGATTTGATAGATTAAACTCATGGGCTAAATTAATACTTAGCCCACTGATACTGGTAATTTATTATCCCTTAATTAACAAGGGATATAAACCACGAACTTAGTCTCGAAGAAATCTTCTTCAAAATAAGCAGCTAAAGGATATAACTCAGCTTTTAATCTTGACTCTTTAATTTCCTCTTCTAATTCTCCACCTTTTAAATATAAAATGCCGTTGGCAATTGCATTTTTAGAGTTTTTATTGAATTTATCTTTGATCCATGGATAAAAATCTATCAGGCGGGTAACCGCACGGGACACCACGAAATCATATTTATCATCCACTTGCTCTGCTCTTAAATGCGATGCTTTCACATTCTTCAAGCCCAGTGCAGCAGCAACTTCAGTAACCACCTTAATCTTTTTACCAATAGAATCTACCAGGTGAAACTCTGTTTCAGGAAATAATATCGCTAAAGGAATACCCGGAAAACCACCACCAGTACCTACATCAAGGACTTTCTCTCCTGGTTTGAAGGTACAGAATTTAGCGATCCCTAAAGAATGCAGGATATGACGTTCATATAATTCTTCAATATCCTTCCTGGAGATCACATTGATCTGCGCATTCCAGAAACTATATAAATCAAACAACTGGTCAAACTTGCTGATCTGATCTGCGCTGAGATCTTTAAAATACTTTTGTATGAGGGTTGAACTTATTTCCACTTTACTTTTTTAACAAATATAGACAGAATGCCATTAAACACTAAGAAAATGAACAGTAGAATATCCAAAAAAGGAAACCACCATCTCAAATCAGGATAATTCAAGCGTTTAAGCAAACGGGGATAGATAAAACTTCTAATGATCAGGCTTAGTGCAAAAATACCACCGGCCAGATAGTTAGCAGGTTTAAAAAACAGTAATGCGATGAACAGGGCATAGAACAAAAATTGAAATATGATCTGTACCGATAAAATAAATTTATGTTTGGCCTTGTAAAATTTACCGGCACCAAAATGTCTTTTCTTTTGTCTCAGATAAGCTGAGAAGCTCGTATTCGGCGCAGACCACACCTGTGTGCTCCGGTTCAGACGAATTTCTGTATTATGACGGGTGGCATGTGCATTCACGAATAAATCGTCATCCCCCGATGGGATATGCATATGCGCTGCGAAACCTTTATTCTTAAAAAAGAGAGACTTTTTATAGGCCATATTCCTGCCCACCCCCATATAAGGCATCCCCTGAATGGCGAATGCAAGATAGTTGACAGCAGTAAAAAAGGTTTCAAAACGGATCAGGCTATTCAATAAGCCACGTCTGCGGATATAAGGGGAATAACCCAGTACAATGGCAGTCTCGTCATTTTCGGGCTGCTGCATTCCTGATAACCAGTTTTCTGAAGCAGGTACACAATCTGCATCGGTAAAGACCAGCCACTCATTGGAAGCGGCCTTAATTCCCATAGTCACAGCGAATTTTTTACCAGCAATGAACTTTTCTCCTTCAGCAACCGTTACTACTTTCAGCTGTTTATATTGTGCAACGAATCCTTTCAATACCTCGCGGGTCTGATCCCAGGAACGGTCGTTCACGACAATAACTTCAAAATCAGGGTAGTTCTGTTGTAATACTGCAGGCAGGTACTGCGTCAGATTTTCTGCCTCATTACGTGCGCAAATAATTACACTCAATGGCTTAGAAGCCTGTGCTGGCAGCTCTTCTACTTTAATAAGGGCCAGTTTTAAATGTATAAATAAACTAAAATACAGCTGAACGGCAAAACAAAAAACGAGGGCACCCAGCAGGCAACTCTCTAGTAAGGTTAATTCCACGATGGTTTTTTTGACAAGCGTCAAATTTCTGATTTTTAATCTGTAATGCAGCCATATATTGATAAAAAAATCGAGAACCGGGTGTTTTTTCATACTTTTGCCGAGATTTTTTGAAGCGTACACACATTTATGAAATTTACCTTACAGGCAAACGACCCTCAGTCAAAAGCAAGAGCAGGAACAGTTACTACTGCTCATGGAGACATCCAAACACCGATTTTTATGCCCGTGGGCACCGCAGGAACGGTAAAAGCAGTGCATCAGCGCGAGCTTAAAAATGATATTGATGCACAGATTATTTTAGGAAATACTTATCATTTATACTTGCGGCCAGGACTTGATGTACTGGAAGGTGCGGGTGGACTGCATAAATTTATAGGCTGGGACCGCCCTATTTTAACAGATAGCGGAGGCTACCAGGTTTATTCTTTAAGTAAAGTAAACAAGATCAAGGAAGAAGGAGTTACTTTCCGTTCACATATTGATGGCTCAAAACACCTTTTTACTCCTGAATATGCAATGGATATTCAACGGACCATTGGTGCCGATATTATTATGGCATTTGATGAATGTACACCTTATCCATGTGATTATAAATATGCAGCGAATTCCATCAACATGACGCACCGCTGGTTAAAACGTTGCTGCGCACGCTTTGATACCACTGAGCCTAAATATGGTTTCGATCAGACCCTGTTCCCTATTGTTCAAGGATCTGTTTATAAAGACCTGAGAAAGAAATCTGCAGAATTTATTGCCTCAATGGGTCGTGAAGGAAATGCGATTGGTGGTCTTTCGGTAGGAGAACCTGCAGAAGAAATGTATGGCATGACCGAAGTAGTCTGCGACATTTTACCTGCTGATAAACCTCGTTATTTAATGGGTGTAGGTACTCCGATCAATATTTTAGAAAATATAGCGTTAGGAGTAGATATGTTCGACTGTGTAATGCCGACCAGAAATGCAAGAAACGGAATGCTTTTCACCAGAAACGGGATCATTAACATTGGCAACAAAAAATGGGCTGATGACTTTTCTCCTATTGATGCAGAAAGTGATTTATACGCTGACCAGGTTTATTCAAAAGCATACCTGAGACACTTAATGCACTCTAAAGAGATGTTAGGTGCACAGATTGCAACTTTGCATAATCTTCACTTCTATCTTTGGTTAGTTAAAGAAGCCAGAGAAAAGATCATCAGCGGCGAGTTTTACGCCTGGAAGAATAAAATGGTGACTATATTAGGGAATAAATTATAAATGAATATCCTCAAGGGCAGATTTAAAATTATTGACCGTTATATTATTGGGAAATACCTGGGTACATTCATTTATACCCTGAGTATTTTCGTGGTCATTATTGTAATTTTTGATTTATCAGAAAAGATGGACGACTTTTTAAGAAGTAAGTTGTCTGCCTGGCAGGTCCTTTCTCAATATTACGCGGGCTCTATTCCGTTTTACGTGAATATGCTCTCACCACTGATCAACTTTATTGCAGTAATTTTCTTTACCGCAAAGATGGCCGATCAGACAGAGATTGTTCCGATTTTAAGCGGAGGTGTAAGTTTCAATCGTTTTTTACAACCTTATTTCATTTCCGCATTTATCATATTTGCAGCCAATCTGGGCTCCAATTTATATGTCCTCCCCTATACCAACCAGCTCAAAAACACGTTCGAAAATACTTATGTAAAAAAGAACGACCCCACAAGTAAACTCCAGATTCACATGAAACTGGATGACAATACTTACATCTACATGGAAAGTTTTGAGAATAAAACCAAAACGGGCTATCGTTTTATGCTGGACAATTTTAAGGGAGATGTACTGACCAAAAAAGTTATTGCGGATCAGATTAAATGGGATTCCTTAAAACGCAGCTGGAAATTAACCAATTATTCGATCAGAACGATCAACGGACTGAAAGAAAACATGTTTAAAAGCATTGATAAACCAAAAGATACGATTCTGGATATGCGTCCGGATGATTTCTCTGCTTATGATAACATTTATGAAATTTTAACAAACAAGGAGCTTTCTGATAAGATCAAGAAAGAAAAAACCAGGGGTACAGGTATAGAAAATGATTTACTTTTTGAACAGTATAAACGCTGGTTACAACCCTTATCTGCTTTTGTATTAACACTGATTGGTGTCGCCCTGTCTTCCCGTAAGGTAAGAGGCGGGGTTGGTCTTCCTTTAGGAATAGGGATTATTCTGAGTTTCCTGTATATTGTTATGAACCAGTTCGCGAAGATGTTTTCGCTGAAAGGCGGAATTCCCCCGCTGCTGGCTGTTCTGATCCCCACTATTTTCTTCGGATTACTGGGCCTTTATCTGTTAAAAAAAGCACCTAAATAATGAAACCGCTCTCTCCCTCAGCAATCAACAGAAATCTGCTGATCCTTCACGCTACTGTTTTTATCTGGGGGTTCACCGGAATTCTGGGTGCATTGATTTCAGTAGGTTCTGTAGAAATGGTCTGGTACAGAGTTTTAATTGCCAGCATTACTTTACTGATTTATTTTAAAGCCACAAAGTTTAGTATCAAGGTAACTAAAAAAGAGTTTCTGCAATTTTTCTTTACGGGAAGTATTGTGGCCCTTCACTGGATTCTTTTCTTTCAGGCCATCAAAGTATCAACAGTATCAGTCACCTTGGTGTGCCTGTCCTCTTTCACCTTATTTACCGCTATCCTTGAACCTATCATCAAAAGGACAGCCGTTCAAATCAGCGATATCTTTATTGGAATAGTGATCATTTTTGGAATTTATCTGATCTTTCATTTCGAATCCAACTATACAGCCGGTATTATTTTTGGTCTTTCGGCAGCGGTAGCTTCGAGTTTATTCTCTATTATCAATTCTAATTTCGCACAAAAAAGCGACGCCAAACTGATTAGCTTTTATGAGCTTTCCGGTGCTTTTTTCTGGATTACAATTTACCGTTTATTTGACCATAGCCTGCTGCAGGAGAGTTTCAATCTGAGTGTATCCGATTGGATTTACCTGATGATATTAGGCACAGTCTGCACTGCACTTGCTTACATTGCAGGAGTCTCTGTAATGCGCACACTTTCGGCATTCCGGGTTGCACTCATCAGTAATCTTGAACCTGTTTATGGAATCATTTTAGCCTTTCTTTTCTTTGGGCACAAAGAGACGATGTCGGCCGGGTTCTATATGGGCTCTGCCTTGATTTTAGGTGCCGTATTTTTATACCCTATCTACAAGAAACGTCAGAGCAAAAGCTAATTACGCTCCCGGATTACCAGTACTTCCATTAAATTTAGCTGATAAATTTGTTTATAAATTGTGAGGAATAACTGTATCTTGAGCACAAAGAAAAAGGACCACTCAAAAACACAATTCTTTTAGTACAACAACATAATGCACTATAAAACAAAGAATAATAAATTTATAATCACCGCCTTCATACTACTAATTTCAATAGCTCTCACAGATAAAGCCACCGCTCAGATTTTTGGTGGGCTACAGAACCCTTTAGGTGTAAATTGGAGGCAAATTAATACCTCAGGCTTCCAAATCATTTATCCTGTAGAAATGGAATCTGAAGCACAGCGGATGGCCAATAATATCCGTTATATTTTCCCCAAGGTAGGCCGCAGCCTGAACGTCAGGAAAACTACGATCCCGATTGTGTTTCAAAACCAGGGCGTGATTGCGAATGGCTTCGTTCAACTTGGCCCTAAAAAATCAGAATTCAATACCACCCCGCCTCAACAATTTGACAGTCAGGATTGGTTGAACAACCTGGCCGTTCACGAACTGCGTCACGCGGCACAGTTTGATAAACTGACCAATGGCCGGGCTTATCCATTTCCCGAACAAGTATACTTTGCATGGATGGGTATAAGTATCCCTTTATGGTTCTTTGAAGGAGATGCAGTATCTAATGAAACATCCCTTACACACGCAGGGCGCGGACGCCAGCCCAACTGGATTATGCCTTACCGGACCGCACTGCTCCAGGGGAAAAACCTTTCTTATAGTAAAGCAAATTTCGGTTCCCAAAAGGATGTGGCCCCTGGTTATTATCAGATCGGCTATCTGATGGCTTCTCAAATCAGACAAGCTGCCGGAAAGTTTGTTTTTGACAGTGTATTAACTGACATTAAAGATCGTCCGGTACGCATTTATCCATTTGCCAAAAGTCTTAAAAAATATAGTGGTAAAAACGGGAAGGACTGGTACGAATATACATCAGCAAAAGTTAAAGCAGATTGGGAAAAGCAAGCTGAACTCAGCCCTGCTAAAGATTATCCAGTATTAAATCAGGAGGCAAAATATGCAACAGATTATTCTCTTCCTGTGAAAATGACAGACGGAAAAATTCTCGTACTTAAACAAAGTAAAGCTATGCCAGCAGCATTTGTGCTGATAGACCAGGACAAGAGAGAACAAAGAATACAAGGAATTGGCCAACAAGAACAGCCCTGGTTCAGCTATGCGAATAATTTGATCGTTTGGGACGAAGTCAGACTTGATCCGAGATTTCAACAAAGGAGTTACAGTGTAATCTGCACTTATAACCTGCAAACCAGGAAATTGAATAAGTTAAGTTCCAAATCCAGGATCTTTTCCCCTACGCTTTCTGCGGATGGTTCCAAGATCGTTGCCGTTCAAATTGACTTCAGCAATAAAGTACAATTAATCGTCATGGATGCTGCTAACGGTAAAATCATCCGGACCTATCCAAATCCTGAAAACCTGTTAATACAAACGCCATCTTTTAACAATGATGGCTCAGTGATTACTTACGTCAGTGTTAAAGAAGCAGGTAAAGCACTCTGGACAGTAGATGCCAGTGGTAAAACTACCAAACTGATCAACGAAACCCCGCAACAGTTAAGCAGACCAATATTCTTAGGCGCAAATATCGCGTTTAACGCGCATTACAATGGCATCAACAACATTTACAGCATAGACGTCAATTCTAAAAAAATAAGTGCGCTGAGCGCTTCAAAATACGGTGCATTTAACCCTTCGGTCATTAAAGGAACAGATAGTATCTTATTCAATAATTATAACCTGTTTGGTTATGAGATTGCCCAAACGAAAATCGAGGAACAAAAACCGGGTAAAGACAATTTCGTTTTCTTTGGCGCTGCCGCCGAAAAGCAGGAAAACACAGGTAATGTATTTGATAACATTCCTGACAGCAGCTTTACCTCTACCCCTTACCACAAACTGGGCCATCTGATTAATATACATAGCCTGATCCCAGTAATCGAAGATGAATATAAAGGAGGCTTACAATTCAACTCAAATAATCTGCTGAATACTTTTGATGCTTATGCAGGGGTAAATTACCAGCGCGATCTTGGCCGCTTTGAATATAATGCCGGGGCAAGTTTTAAAAGTTTGTATCCTATTTTTAACCTGACTTACAGTAACCGCCCACGCAGAACTTTTTATGCTACAGGCGCAGGTACAAGACAAGGAGACTGGAGAGAGAATTATGTAAGGCTTCAGGCGGTTGTCCCAATCAATCTGAGTGCACAAAATCACAATTACAATTTTTCAGTGAATGCCGGAACCAGTTATACGCAAAGGTATGATACGCAAAATTTACCTGCCAATTTCGTCACAGCTATCCACTTTCCATTAGAAACAGGTTTCACATTTACGCATACCACCAGAACTGCCGAAAGGGACATTGCCCCTAAATGGGCTCAGATCGTAAGGTTCTCTTATTACAGTCAGCCTTTCGATAAACAGTTAAGTGGTGATTTATTTGCAGTCGCAGGCTTCCTTTATTTTCCCGGACTGGCTAAAAACCATTCTTTCCTGGCCAACTTTAATTACCAGGAAGCTACTGGGATCCGGACTTACAATAACGATATCAATACCGTTTATGGTTACAACAATATCATGGCGAAAAGCAGGCTTAAAAACACTTTACTTTTCAATTATCGTTTCCCGCTTTTTTATCCTGATGCAGAACTCGGCCCACTGGCTTATATCAGAAATGTAAGAGGAGGTGTGTTCTGTCACTATGAGAATGTGGGTACAGATAGCAACCTTTCGCAGCCCAAAACATATGGATTTGAATTACACGGTAATATGAATCTGCTGCGTTATCAGCCAAATGTTGATTTAGGTACAAGATTTGTGTTTGTGAACAAGGAATATCATCATAACCCTATCTTTGAATTAATTGTTAACTATACTTTCTAAGCTCATGCGTACTAAAACTATCCTCATCATCATTCTCACCGTATTAATCACCATTTTTCTGATGATGAATACAGACGCAGTACAATTCGACTTTATATTCGTTAAAAAGGACATTTCTAAATTACTGGTTGTAGGAATATGCACTTTTGCTGGCTTTCTGCTAGGTTATTGGGCGGGCCGTCCGAGAACTGTCATCAGTACTTATGATAGAAATGAAGATGAAACCCTTCCCGTTAATTCACCTCCTGTAAAAGGTGCTTTGAGTGACGAAGACAGAGATTATATCAGCTAATCCTTTTTACAATTCAAATACGTCATTATACCTTGCAATATGGAACCCGCTTTTAAGGACGATTTTCGTTTGTCCACTTTCCGGGTTCAATAAAGGATTGGTATGGTTCAAATGGATAAAGTAGATTTTATCTTTTTCCTTTAAAGGCAGGTTTTTAAATAGTTCCATACTCTCCACGACCAAAGGATGCGGAATTTCAGTAATCGGTCTGTTGTTCATCTCTATGGCATCATAAAATGTAGCGTCAATAAACGCATAATCTACCTTCTTGATTTCATCCAGGATATTTTTATCCCATTTTGACCATTTGTCTATGTCCGGGATAAACAATGCTTTTTTATTTGGCCCTTCGATCTGATACCCTGCTGTTTCAGAAAACTCATCCCGGTGCGGGACTTTAAAAGCTGTTAC is a window encoding:
- a CDS encoding glycosyltransferase family 39 protein; translation: MRFNSTPQTTTLLIFLFALISLVLHLIGLNNYGIGRDEFLHIALGNHPAPGYMEVPPFIAWIAKFSITFFGDSAFAIRIIPATFAALTILTAGFIVKEIGGRNFAITINGVALCLSPAFLASGYLLQPVVFDQFWWVLTYFLLIKYTYTRQSKYLLFLGPVIGLGLLTKYAILFVIIAMIAGLLLTTQRKLLVKKQLYMAVLIAFLIFLPNIIWQYLHHWPVLTHMKELTSTQLVHNTAGGFIKAQLISNGTALLLWIPGLLLLFFHQSLKQLRWVGFSFLLLLALLIYFKGKPYYAFGVYPVLFALSAYGIELVTQRTNNSLKYVIAFLLLLPNAVFMPMFIPILPIDRAVVYFKSLHMDDFLYWEDGKKHQTTQDYGDMFGWEEMTAITAKAYAMIPENQRKGTTIFVENYGEAGAIDHLGKKYKLPPVVSLSSSFTLWAPERIPYQYIIYVDDKGQVEKTKPAYAKAELIGAVANKLSREYDTKIWLLTGPKADINPGYQSALKDKRQ
- a CDS encoding pyridoxal-phosphate dependent enzyme, which produces MWYNNILETIGNTPLVRLNNVTKEIQATVLAKVETTNPGNSIKDRMALKMIEDAEKSGKLKPGGTIIEGTSGNTGMGLAMAAIIKGYKCIFTTTDKQSKEKVDALRAFGAEVIVCPTNVEPEDPRSYYSVSSRLEREVPNSWKPNQYDNLANTEAHYEQTGPEIWAQTEGKITHLVVGVGTGGTISGTGKYLKEQNPDIKVWGIDTYGSVFKKYKETGILDKNEIYPYITEGIGEDFLPKNVNFDIIDLFEKVTDKDAALMTRDIARKEGIFVGNSAGSAIAGLLQLKDKLKPEDVVVVIFHDHGSRYMGKMYNEDWLRERGFLTDEKLTAKSILAKKEQSEIVTIDCEKTIVEAINTMNMLNISQIPVTQQGMVVGKLAEGDILRALLENPSLKSAPVKEIMSATFPFVDMNTSIDKISSLINKENSAVLVEDENGNFEIITQYDIINAISA
- the dprA gene encoding DNA-processing protein DprA is translated as MSLIYQIALTLIKNVGAVTAKHLLSHFGTAEAIFAASKAQLAEVEGLSISKVTAILQTNALQLAAGQLDLLQQNQVKVLFYTDENYPQRLKECTDAPVLLYYKGTANLNHQRIVSIVGSRNATPYGKMLCQQLVALLQHYDVLVVSGLAYGIDVAAHQQSLAYGIPTVGVLGHGLDRIYPAAHHQIAKTMLEQGGLLSEYPFNTPAEKGNFPKRNRIVAGLADVVVVIEAAIKGGALITAGIANSYHREVYAFPGRTTDEYSQGCNFLIKTNRAGMINEARDLVYYMGWEATETVSLVRQENLPPGLSGIEHVLINLLKTAPHSIDDLGLKADIQQGKLALHLLNLEMKGVLISLPGKIYQLI
- the rsmG gene encoding 16S rRNA (guanine(527)-N(7))-methyltransferase RsmG; this encodes MEISSTLIQKYFKDLSADQISKFDQLFDLYSFWNAQINVISRKDIEELYERHILHSLGIAKFCTFKPGEKVLDVGTGGGFPGIPLAILFPETEFHLVDSIGKKIKVVTEVAAALGLKNVKASHLRAEQVDDKYDFVVSRAVTRLIDFYPWIKDKFNKNSKNAIANGILYLKGGELEEEIKESRLKAELYPLAAYFEEDFFETKFVVYIPC
- a CDS encoding glycosyltransferase, with amino-acid sequence MKKHPVLDFFINIWLHYRLKIRNLTLVKKTIVELTLLESCLLGALVFCFAVQLYFSLFIHLKLALIKVEELPAQASKPLSVIICARNEAENLTQYLPAVLQQNYPDFEVIVVNDRSWDQTREVLKGFVAQYKQLKVVTVAEGEKFIAGKKFAVTMGIKAASNEWLVFTDADCVPASENWLSGMQQPENDETAIVLGYSPYIRRRGLLNSLIRFETFFTAVNYLAFAIQGMPYMGVGRNMAYKKSLFFKNKGFAAHMHIPSGDDDLFVNAHATRHNTEIRLNRSTQVWSAPNTSFSAYLRQKKRHFGAGKFYKAKHKFILSVQIIFQFLFYALFIALLFFKPANYLAGGIFALSLIIRSFIYPRLLKRLNYPDLRWWFPFLDILLFIFLVFNGILSIFVKKVKWK
- the tgt gene encoding tRNA guanosine(34) transglycosylase Tgt, which gives rise to MKFTLQANDPQSKARAGTVTTAHGDIQTPIFMPVGTAGTVKAVHQRELKNDIDAQIILGNTYHLYLRPGLDVLEGAGGLHKFIGWDRPILTDSGGYQVYSLSKVNKIKEEGVTFRSHIDGSKHLFTPEYAMDIQRTIGADIIMAFDECTPYPCDYKYAANSINMTHRWLKRCCARFDTTEPKYGFDQTLFPIVQGSVYKDLRKKSAEFIASMGREGNAIGGLSVGEPAEEMYGMTEVVCDILPADKPRYLMGVGTPINILENIALGVDMFDCVMPTRNARNGMLFTRNGIINIGNKKWADDFSPIDAESDLYADQVYSKAYLRHLMHSKEMLGAQIATLHNLHFYLWLVKEAREKIISGEFYAWKNKMVTILGNKL
- a CDS encoding LptF/LptG family permease; the encoded protein is MNILKGRFKIIDRYIIGKYLGTFIYTLSIFVVIIVIFDLSEKMDDFLRSKLSAWQVLSQYYAGSIPFYVNMLSPLINFIAVIFFTAKMADQTEIVPILSGGVSFNRFLQPYFISAFIIFAANLGSNLYVLPYTNQLKNTFENTYVKKNDPTSKLQIHMKLDDNTYIYMESFENKTKTGYRFMLDNFKGDVLTKKVIADQIKWDSLKRSWKLTNYSIRTINGLKENMFKSIDKPKDTILDMRPDDFSAYDNIYEILTNKELSDKIKKEKTRGTGIENDLLFEQYKRWLQPLSAFVLTLIGVALSSRKVRGGVGLPLGIGIILSFLYIVMNQFAKMFSLKGGIPPLLAVLIPTIFFGLLGLYLLKKAPK
- a CDS encoding DMT family transporter; protein product: MKPLSPSAINRNLLILHATVFIWGFTGILGALISVGSVEMVWYRVLIASITLLIYFKATKFSIKVTKKEFLQFFFTGSIVALHWILFFQAIKVSTVSVTLVCLSSFTLFTAILEPIIKRTAVQISDIFIGIVIIFGIYLIFHFESNYTAGIIFGLSAAVASSLFSIINSNFAQKSDAKLISFYELSGAFFWITIYRLFDHSLLQESFNLSVSDWIYLMILGTVCTALAYIAGVSVMRTLSAFRVALISNLEPVYGIILAFLFFGHKETMSAGFYMGSALILGAVFLYPIYKKRQSKS